The following coding sequences lie in one Miscanthus floridulus cultivar M001 chromosome 9, ASM1932011v1, whole genome shotgun sequence genomic window:
- the LOC136480555 gene encoding aspartic proteinase nepenthesin-1-like — protein MHWLSVLRLRSKGAMQVLTLLLILLASLCCSAASPPSGYRSTLSHIDSHGVITKAELMSRAAHRSRHRASTMLPRYSTMSTSSNAGPARLRSGQAEYLMELAIGTPPVPFVALADTGSDLTWTQCKPCKLCFPQDTAIYDTAASSSFSAVPCSSATCLPIWSRNCTASSPCRYRYAYGDGAYSAGVLGTETLTFGSSPGAPGVSVGGIAFGCGIDNGGLSYNSTGTVGLGRGSLSLVAQLGVGKFSYCLTDFFNTSLGSPVLFGSLAELTPIGSAAVKSTPLLQSPFSPSRYYVSLEGISFGDARLPIPNGTFDLRADGSRGMIVDSGTIFTKLVEPGFRVVVDHVAGVLGQPVVNASSLDSPCFPAPAGEPELPAMPNMVLHFAGGADMRLHRDNYMYFDPESSSFCLSIAGSSSASSSVLGNFQQQNIQMLFDITVGQLSFVPTDCSKL, from the coding sequence ATGCATTGGTTATCCGTGCTCAGGCTCAGATCCAAGGGTGCAATGCAAGTCCTAACATTACTCTTAATATTACTAGCCTCACTGTGCTGTTCGGCGGCGTCACCACCGTCCGGCTACCGCTCCACGCTCTCCCATATTGACTCCCATGGCGTCATCACCAAGGCAGAACTCATGAGCCGAGCTGCACACAGAAGCCGGCACCGAGCGTCCACGATGCTACCGCGTTATTCCACAATGTCTACCAGCTCGAACGCTGGCCCCGCCAGGCTCCGCTCCGGCCAGGCCGAGTACCTCATGGAGCTCGCCATCGGGACGCCGCCGGTGCCGTTCGTCGCCCTGGCCGACACCGGCAGCGATCTCACCTGGACGCAGTGCAAGCCGTGCAAGCTCTGCTTCCCGCAGGACACGGCCATCTACGACACCGCCGCCTCGTCAAGCTTCTCCGCCGTGCCGTGCTCCAGCGCCACGTGCCTGCCCATCTGGAGCCGCAACTGCACGGCTAGCTCACCCTGCAGGTACCGATACGCCTACGGCGACGGCGCATACTCCGCCGGTGTCCTGGGCACGGAGACGCTCACGTTCGGCTCTAGCCCTGGTGCGCCTGGAGTCTCCGTTGGCGGCATCGCGTTTGGTTGTGGCATCGACAATGGCGGCCTCTCGTACAACTCCACCGGCACCGTCGGCCTGGGCCGCGGGAGCCTGTCCCTGGTGGCGCAGCTTGGGGTCGGCAAGTTCTCCTACTGCCTCACCGACTTCTTCAACACCAGTCTAGGCAGCCCAGTGTTGTTCGGCTCCCTTGCCGAGCTGACACCCattggcagcgccgccgtgaagTCGACGCCGCTCCTGCAGAGCCCGTTCAGCCCGTCGAGGTACTACGTCTCCCTCGAGGGCATATCGTTCGGCGACGCACGCTTGCCGATCCCGAACGGCACCTTCGACCTGCGCGCCGACGGCTCCAGGGGCATGATCGTGGATTCCGGCACCATCTTCACGAAACTCGTGGAACCTGGTTTCAGGGTGGTGGTCGACCACGTGGCCGGCGTTCTCGGCCAGCCGGTGGTGAACGCCTCCAGCCTGGACAGCCCATGCTTTCCGGCTCCGGCCGGTGAACCGGAGCTCCCGGCCATGCCGAACATGGTGCTGCACTTCGCCGGAGGTGCAGATATGAGGCTGCATAGGGACAACTACATGTACTTTGACCCGGAATCGTCGTCGTTCTGCTTGAGCATTGCAGGGTCCTCGTCGGCTTCTTCTTCCGTTCTGGGCAATTTCCAGCAGCAGAATATACAGATGCTGTTTGACATCACCGTAGGGCAGTTGTCATTCGTGCCCACCGACTGTAGTAAGCTCTGA